From a single Entelurus aequoreus isolate RoL-2023_Sb linkage group LG12, RoL_Eaeq_v1.1, whole genome shotgun sequence genomic region:
- the LOC133662102 gene encoding arrestin red cell-like isoform X1, which translates to MGDKAGTRVFKKSSPNCKLTVYLGKRDFIDHLDHVDPVDGVLLVDPEYLKGRKVFVMLTCVFRYGREDLDVLGLSFRKDLYVSTFQVFPLLDEEEQKPLSYLQERLLKKLGQHAYPFNFRIPQNLPCSVTLQPGPEDTGKACGVDYELQAFCANTADEKLHQRNSVLLVIRKVQFAPEKRGPQPMVETSRSFLMSERTLHLEASLDKELYYHGEPISVNVHVSNNSTKTVKKVKISVRQYADICLFSTAQYKCPVAQLEADDQVSPSSTFCQVYTLTPCMGTNREKRGLALDGKLKHEDTNLASSTIVKEGDSKEMMGILVSYRVKVKLVVSLGGDIAVELPFVLMHPKPTGQPILQPASPEADAPVDANLIDFDMRSSSQGDDFVFEDFARLRLTGSQVDADPLC; encoded by the exons ATGGGGGACAAAGCAGGGACCAG AGTCTTCAAGAAGTCCAGCCCCAACTGCAAG CTGACTGTTTATCTGGGCAAGCGGGACTTCATAGATCACTTAGATCATGTGGATCCAGTGG ACGGAGTGCTCCTTGTGGACCCAGAGTATCTCAAGGGTCGCAAAG TGTTTGTAATGCTGACTTGTGTGTTTCGTTACGGCCGTGAGGACCTGGACGTCTTGGGCCTTTCCTTCCGAAAGGATCTTTACGTGAGCACGTTCCAGGTTTTCCCTCTCCTGGATGAGGAGGAGCAGAAACCTTTAAGCTACCTGCAGGAGAGGCTGTTAAAAAAGCTTGGCCAACACGCCTACCCCTTCAACTTCCGT ATCCCCCAGAACCTGCCCTGCTCAGTTACCCTGCAGCCCGGCCCAGAGGACACTGGCAAGGCGTGTGGCGTGGACTACGAGCTTCAAGCTTTCTGCGCCAACACAGCGGATGAGAAGCTTCATCAAAG GAACTCTGTGCTCTTAGTGATCCGTAAGGTGCAGTTTGCACCAGAGAAGAGAGGCCCACAGCCCATGGTGGAGACGAGCCGCAGCTTTCTGATGTCAGAGAGAACTCTGCACCTGGAGGCCTCGCTGGATAAGGAG CTGTATTACCATGGCGAGCCCATCAGTGTCAACGTTCACGTCTCCAACAACTCCACTAAGACGGTCAAGAAAGTCAAGATATCAG TCCGTCAGTATGCTGACATCTGTCTCTTCTCCACGGCCCAGTACAAGTGTCCTGTGGCCCAGCTGGAGGCAGA TGACCAGGTTTCTCCCAGCTCCACCTTCTGCCAGGTCTACACACTGACACCCTGCATGGGCACCAATAGGGAAAAGAGAGGTCTGGCCTTGGACGGAAAACTCAAACATGAAGACACCAACCTGGCCTCCAGCACCAT AGTGAAAGAGGGGGACAGCAAGGAGATGATGGGCATCTTAGTATCCTACAGGGTGAAAGTCAAACTGGTGGTGTCTTTAGGAGG GGACATCGCAGTGGAGCTTCCGTTTGTCCTGATGCATCCCAAACCAACAGGCCAGCCCATCTTGCAGCCAG CATCTCCCGAGGCTGACGCTCCTGTTGATGCAAACCTCATAGATTTTGATATGAG GTCTTCCTCTCAAGGCGACGACTTTGTGTTCGAAGACTTTGCCCGCCTACGTTTGACGGGGTCTCAGGTGGACGCCGACCCCCTCTGTTAG
- the LOC133662102 gene encoding arrestin red cell-like isoform X2 has product MDLDVLGLSFRKDLYVSTFQVFPLLDEEEQKPLSYLQERLLKKLGQHAYPFNFRIPQNLPCSVTLQPGPEDTGKACGVDYELQAFCANTADEKLHQRNSVLLVIRKVQFAPEKRGPQPMVETSRSFLMSERTLHLEASLDKELYYHGEPISVNVHVSNNSTKTVKKVKISVRQYADICLFSTAQYKCPVAQLEADDQVSPSSTFCQVYTLTPCMGTNREKRGLALDGKLKHEDTNLASSTIVKEGDSKEMMGILVSYRVKVKLVVSLGGDIAVELPFVLMHPKPTGQPILQPASPEADAPVDANLIDFDMRSSSQGDDFVFEDFARLRLTGSQVDADPLC; this is encoded by the exons ATG GACCTGGACGTCTTGGGCCTTTCCTTCCGAAAGGATCTTTACGTGAGCACGTTCCAGGTTTTCCCTCTCCTGGATGAGGAGGAGCAGAAACCTTTAAGCTACCTGCAGGAGAGGCTGTTAAAAAAGCTTGGCCAACACGCCTACCCCTTCAACTTCCGT ATCCCCCAGAACCTGCCCTGCTCAGTTACCCTGCAGCCCGGCCCAGAGGACACTGGCAAGGCGTGTGGCGTGGACTACGAGCTTCAAGCTTTCTGCGCCAACACAGCGGATGAGAAGCTTCATCAAAG GAACTCTGTGCTCTTAGTGATCCGTAAGGTGCAGTTTGCACCAGAGAAGAGAGGCCCACAGCCCATGGTGGAGACGAGCCGCAGCTTTCTGATGTCAGAGAGAACTCTGCACCTGGAGGCCTCGCTGGATAAGGAG CTGTATTACCATGGCGAGCCCATCAGTGTCAACGTTCACGTCTCCAACAACTCCACTAAGACGGTCAAGAAAGTCAAGATATCAG TCCGTCAGTATGCTGACATCTGTCTCTTCTCCACGGCCCAGTACAAGTGTCCTGTGGCCCAGCTGGAGGCAGA TGACCAGGTTTCTCCCAGCTCCACCTTCTGCCAGGTCTACACACTGACACCCTGCATGGGCACCAATAGGGAAAAGAGAGGTCTGGCCTTGGACGGAAAACTCAAACATGAAGACACCAACCTGGCCTCCAGCACCAT AGTGAAAGAGGGGGACAGCAAGGAGATGATGGGCATCTTAGTATCCTACAGGGTGAAAGTCAAACTGGTGGTGTCTTTAGGAGG GGACATCGCAGTGGAGCTTCCGTTTGTCCTGATGCATCCCAAACCAACAGGCCAGCCCATCTTGCAGCCAG CATCTCCCGAGGCTGACGCTCCTGTTGATGCAAACCTCATAGATTTTGATATGAG GTCTTCCTCTCAAGGCGACGACTTTGTGTTCGAAGACTTTGCCCGCCTACGTTTGACGGGGTCTCAGGTGGACGCCGACCCCCTCTGTTAG